The following coding sequences lie in one Rhizobium binae genomic window:
- the hpaE gene encoding 5-carboxymethyl-2-hydroxymuconate semialdehyde dehydrogenase encodes MSKLQENIAKAEGFLARLKDGGVLNRINGEDVRADDGSTFETISPVDLKPLATVARGRAVDIDRAAKAAKAAFADWAAMPGDARKKLLHKIADAIVARAEEIAFVECMDTGQALKFMAKAALRGAENFRFFADRAPEARDGKALRADGQVNLTTRVPIGPVGIITPWNTPFMLSTWKIAPALAAGCTIVHKPAEFSPMTARLLVEIAEEAGLPRGVWNLVNGFGEDAGKALTEHPMIKAIGFVGESRTGSMIMKQGADTLKRVHFELGGKNPVIVFADADLERAADAAVFMIYSLNGERCTSSSRLLVEDSVYDRFTALVAEKARRIKVGHPLDPETVIGPLIHPVHERKVLEYIAIGRSEGATLAAGGEKFDGPGGGCYVSPTLFTGADNGMRIAQEEIFGPVLTAIPFKDEAEALALANDVQYGLTGYLWTSDVTRAFRFTDHLDAGMIWVNSENVRHLPTPFGGVKNSGIGRDGGDWSFDFYMETKNVAFATRPHAIQKLGG; translated from the coding sequence ATGTCCAAACTGCAGGAAAACATCGCAAAGGCCGAAGGCTTTCTCGCCCGCTTGAAGGATGGCGGCGTACTCAATCGCATCAACGGCGAAGATGTGCGTGCCGATGATGGTTCCACCTTCGAGACTATTTCGCCCGTCGACCTGAAGCCGCTCGCAACCGTCGCCCGCGGCAGGGCCGTCGATATCGATCGCGCCGCCAAAGCCGCAAAAGCCGCCTTCGCCGATTGGGCCGCCATGCCGGGCGATGCGCGCAAGAAACTGCTGCATAAGATCGCCGACGCGATTGTCGCCCGTGCCGAGGAGATCGCCTTCGTCGAATGCATGGATACCGGCCAGGCGCTGAAATTCATGGCCAAGGCGGCGCTGCGCGGTGCGGAAAATTTCCGCTTCTTCGCCGACCGTGCGCCCGAGGCCCGTGACGGCAAGGCCCTGCGCGCCGATGGTCAGGTGAATCTGACGACGCGCGTGCCGATCGGCCCGGTCGGCATCATCACGCCGTGGAACACGCCCTTCATGCTGTCGACCTGGAAGATCGCGCCGGCCCTTGCCGCCGGCTGCACCATCGTCCATAAGCCGGCCGAGTTCTCGCCAATGACGGCCCGCCTGCTCGTTGAAATCGCCGAAGAGGCCGGCCTGCCCAGGGGCGTATGGAACCTCGTTAATGGCTTCGGCGAAGATGCCGGCAAGGCGCTGACCGAACATCCGATGATCAAGGCGATCGGCTTCGTCGGCGAGAGCCGCACCGGCTCAATGATCATGAAGCAGGGCGCCGACACGCTGAAGCGTGTGCATTTCGAGCTCGGCGGCAAGAACCCGGTCATCGTCTTCGCCGATGCCGATCTCGAACGCGCGGCGGACGCCGCCGTCTTCATGATTTATTCGCTGAACGGCGAGCGCTGCACCTCGTCCTCGCGGCTGCTGGTCGAAGATAGCGTCTATGACAGGTTCACCGCACTCGTCGCCGAAAAGGCGAGACGCATCAAGGTCGGTCATCCCCTCGATCCCGAAACGGTCATCGGCCCGCTCATCCATCCCGTGCACGAAAGGAAGGTGCTGGAATATATCGCGATCGGCCGCTCGGAGGGCGCGACGCTCGCTGCCGGCGGCGAGAAATTCGATGGTCCGGGCGGCGGCTGCTATGTCTCCCCCACTCTCTTTACCGGCGCCGACAACGGGATGCGCATCGCCCAGGAGGAAATCTTCGGGCCGGTACTGACAGCCATTCCCTTCAAGGACGAGGCCGAAGCGCTGGCGCTGGCCAATGACGTCCAGTACGGGCTGACCGGCTATCTCTGGACCTCGGATGTCACCCGCGCCTTCCGTTTCACCGACCATCTCGACGCCGGGATGATCTGGGTGAACTCGGAAAACGTCCGCCACCTGCCGACGCCTTTCGGCGGCGTCAAGAACTCAGGCATTGGCCGCGACGGCGGCGACTGGTCATTCGATTTCTACATGGAGACCAAGAACGTCGCCTTCGCCACCAGGCCGCACGCCATCCAGAAGCTCGGCGGCTGA
- the hpaD gene encoding 3,4-dihydroxyphenylacetate 2,3-dioxygenase, giving the protein MPLPTPNLYPPFNIVRLSHVELGVTDLAKSRAFYVDTLGLQVTDETADTIYLRALEERGHHCIVLKKSGKAEARDLGFKVFGEEDLDKAAHFFESKELPVEWVERPYQARTFRTRDPHGIPIEFYSKMDRLPPIHQKYALYKGVKPLRIDHFNCFSANVDESVAFYNELGFRVTEYTEDAETGRLWAAWTHRKGGVHDIAFTNGRGPRLHHTAFWVPTPLNIIDLLDLMATTGWVSNIERGPGRHGISNAFFLYILDPDGHRIEIYCSDYQTVDPDLEPIKWDLKDPQRQTLWGAPAPKSWFEHGSLFAGADVVEPELKAQPIIAP; this is encoded by the coding sequence ATGCCCCTGCCGACACCCAATCTCTATCCGCCCTTCAACATCGTGCGTCTCAGCCATGTCGAACTCGGCGTCACCGATCTCGCCAAGTCCCGCGCCTTCTATGTCGATACGCTCGGCCTGCAGGTGACGGATGAGACCGCCGATACGATTTATCTGAGAGCGCTCGAAGAGCGTGGCCATCACTGCATCGTGCTGAAAAAATCCGGCAAGGCCGAAGCCCGCGATCTGGGCTTCAAGGTCTTCGGCGAGGAGGATCTCGACAAGGCCGCGCATTTCTTTGAGAGCAAGGAGCTGCCGGTCGAATGGGTCGAGCGGCCCTACCAGGCACGCACCTTCCGCACCCGCGATCCGCATGGCATTCCGATCGAATTCTATTCGAAGATGGACCGCCTGCCGCCAATCCACCAGAAATACGCGCTCTACAAGGGCGTCAAGCCGCTGCGCATCGACCACTTCAACTGCTTCTCGGCCAACGTCGACGAGAGCGTCGCCTTCTATAACGAGCTCGGCTTCCGCGTCACCGAATATACCGAGGATGCGGAAACCGGCCGCCTCTGGGCCGCCTGGACGCACCGCAAGGGCGGCGTGCACGACATTGCCTTCACCAACGGTCGCGGTCCGCGCCTGCACCACACCGCCTTCTGGGTGCCGACGCCGCTCAACATCATCGACCTGCTCGACCTGATGGCGACCACCGGCTGGGTCTCAAACATCGAGCGCGGCCCGGGTCGCCACGGCATCTCCAACGCCTTCTTCCTCTATATCCTTGATCCGGACGGCCACCGCATCGAAATCTACTGCTCGGACTACCAGACAGTCGATCCCGATCTCGAGCCGATCAAGTGGGATCTCAAGGATCCGCAGCGTCAGACTCTTTGGGGAGCTCCGGCTCCCAAATCCTGGTTCGAACATGGTAGCCTGTTTGCCGGTGCCGATGTGGTCGAGCCTGAGTTGAAGGCCCAGCCGATCATCGCGCCTTGA
- the gabD gene encoding NADP-dependent succinate-semialdehyde dehydrogenase, producing the protein MELKDATLFRQAALVGGDWIEAGDNAIAVDNPATGAILGRVPNLGAAETKAAIAAAEIAQKEWAGRTAKERSVILRRWFQLMIDNQDDLGRILTAEQGKPLAEAKGEIAYGASFIEWFAEEARRVYGDIVPGHQKDKRILVMKQPIGVVAAITPWNFPNAMITRKAGPAFAAGCAMVLKPASQTPFSAIAIAILAERAGFPKGLFSVLTGSARAIGGEMTASPVVRKLTFTGSTEVGAELYRQSAPTIKKLGLELGGNAPFIVFDDADLDAAVEGALIAKFRNNGQTCVCANRLYVQEGVYDPFAEKLSKAVGALKTGNGFDEGINLGPLIDESALAKVEEHVADALSKGGRVVAGGHRHPLGGRFYEATVLADVTPAMAVAKEETFGPVAPLFRFKDEADVIAQANDTEFGLASYFYAKDLARVFRVAEALEYGMVGVNTGLISTAEAPFGGVKLSGLGREGSKYGIEEFTEIKYVCLGGIA; encoded by the coding sequence ATGGAATTGAAGGACGCAACATTGTTCCGCCAGGCCGCATTGGTCGGCGGCGACTGGATCGAGGCCGGCGACAATGCGATCGCGGTGGACAATCCCGCGACCGGCGCGATCCTCGGCCGCGTTCCCAATCTGGGAGCAGCGGAGACGAAGGCGGCGATCGCCGCAGCCGAGATCGCGCAGAAGGAATGGGCCGGGCGCACCGCCAAGGAGCGGTCTGTGATCCTCCGGCGCTGGTTCCAGCTGATGATCGACAATCAGGACGATCTCGGCCGCATCCTCACGGCCGAACAGGGCAAGCCGCTGGCCGAGGCCAAGGGCGAGATCGCCTATGGCGCAAGCTTCATCGAATGGTTTGCCGAGGAGGCGCGGCGCGTCTATGGCGACATCGTGCCCGGCCATCAGAAGGACAAGCGCATCCTTGTCATGAAGCAGCCGATTGGCGTCGTTGCCGCCATCACTCCGTGGAATTTCCCGAATGCGATGATCACCCGCAAGGCAGGACCCGCCTTTGCCGCCGGCTGCGCCATGGTGCTGAAGCCGGCTTCGCAGACGCCGTTTTCGGCGATCGCCATCGCCATCCTCGCCGAGCGCGCCGGCTTCCCCAAAGGCCTGTTCAGCGTGCTGACCGGCTCGGCGCGGGCGATCGGCGGCGAGATGACCGCAAGCCCCGTCGTGCGCAAGCTGACCTTCACCGGCTCGACCGAAGTCGGCGCCGAGCTTTACAGGCAGAGCGCGCCGACCATCAAGAAGCTCGGGCTGGAACTCGGCGGCAACGCACCCTTCATCGTCTTCGACGACGCCGATCTCGATGCGGCCGTCGAAGGCGCGCTGATCGCCAAATTCCGCAACAACGGCCAGACCTGCGTCTGCGCCAACCGCCTTTACGTGCAGGAGGGCGTCTATGATCCCTTTGCCGAGAAGCTGTCGAAAGCCGTCGGCGCCCTGAAGACCGGCAACGGCTTCGACGAGGGCATCAATCTCGGCCCGCTGATCGACGAGTCCGCCCTTGCCAAGGTCGAGGAGCATGTCGCCGATGCGCTTTCCAAGGGCGGCCGTGTCGTTGCCGGCGGCCACCGCCACCCACTCGGCGGACGCTTCTACGAAGCGACCGTGCTGGCCGACGTCACCCCTGCCATGGCTGTCGCCAAGGAAGAGACTTTCGGACCGGTGGCGCCGCTCTTCCGCTTCAAGGACGAAGCCGATGTGATCGCCCAGGCCAACGACACCGAGTTCGGTCTTGCCTCCTATTTCTACGCCAAGGATCTCGCCCGGGTCTTCCGGGTCGCCGAGGCGCTGGAATACGGCATGGTCGGCGTCAATACCGGGCTGATCTCGACGGCCGAAGCCCCCTTCGGCGGCGTCAAGCTTTCCGGCCTCGGCCGCGAGGGTTCGAAATACGGCATCGAGGAATTCACCGAAATCAAATATGTCTGCCTCGGCGGCATCGCCTGA
- a CDS encoding fumarylacetoacetate hydrolase family protein, producing MTHPRFLSFSRNGHHGYGLAVEGGVIDLSARHGASWANLRDVIEAGRLGQLAEEGKALKPDFALDEIRFEIPIPSPEKIICVGVNFPDRNEEYKDGQAAPSNPSLFIRFPRSFTGHGEALIRPPESPQLDYEGEIVIVIGKGGRRIAEADALSHIAALSLCNEGTIRDWVRHAKFNVTQGKNFDRTGAIGPWLVPYRDESQLADIKLETRVNGEVRQSDRTSRMIFSFRKIINYISTFTTLVPGDVIVTGTPTGAGARFDPPIWLKPGDIVEVEADGLGILKNTIADEVL from the coding sequence ATGACCCATCCACGATTCCTGTCTTTTTCCAGAAACGGCCATCATGGCTATGGGCTTGCTGTCGAGGGCGGCGTCATCGACCTGTCGGCTCGCCACGGCGCAAGCTGGGCGAACCTTCGCGACGTGATCGAGGCGGGCCGCCTCGGTCAGCTCGCCGAGGAAGGCAAAGCTTTGAAGCCGGATTTCGCGCTCGACGAAATCCGCTTCGAAATTCCCATTCCGTCGCCGGAAAAGATCATCTGCGTCGGGGTCAACTTCCCCGACCGCAACGAGGAATACAAGGACGGCCAGGCAGCCCCCTCCAACCCCTCGCTGTTCATCCGTTTTCCCCGTTCCTTTACCGGCCATGGCGAAGCGCTGATCCGGCCGCCGGAAAGCCCGCAGCTCGACTATGAAGGCGAGATCGTCATCGTCATCGGCAAGGGCGGCCGGCGGATTGCCGAGGCGGATGCCTTGTCCCACATCGCCGCCCTGTCGCTCTGCAACGAGGGCACGATCCGCGATTGGGTGCGGCACGCGAAATTCAACGTCACGCAGGGCAAGAATTTCGACCGCACCGGCGCGATCGGCCCATGGCTTGTGCCCTATCGGGATGAAAGCCAGCTTGCCGATATCAAGCTCGAAACCCGTGTCAACGGCGAGGTGCGCCAGAGCGACCGCACCAGCCGGATGATCTTCTCCTTCCGGAAGATCATCAATTACATCTCCACCTTCACCACGCTCGTTCCGGGCGACGTCATCGTCACCGGCACGCCGACGGGGGCTGGCGCCCGCTTCGATCCGCCGATCTGGCTGAAACCCGGCGATATCGTCGAAGTCGAGGCCGACGGGCTCGGCATCCTGAAAAACACCATCGCCGACGAGGTGCTCTGA
- the hpaH gene encoding 2-oxo-hept-4-ene-1,7-dioate hydratase: protein MLSQDEIQAAAESLDQAERTRIQSGLLSLKHPAMDMDDAYAVQAAWVKKKIAGGRKPIGWKIGLTSKAMQYALKIDIPDSGVLFDDMVFEDGATVPADRFIQPRIEAEIAFVMKAPLKGPGISIFDVLNATDYVTPSLEILDTRILRVDPETKKARTIVDTISDNAANAGIVTGGRAVRPDAIDMRWMGAIVSRNAEVEETGLGAGVLNQPARGVAWLANRLAQYGDGIEAGQIVLAGSFIRPIEARHGDTIHADFGPYGSVSLYFA from the coding sequence ATGCTCTCGCAGGACGAAATCCAGGCGGCGGCCGAAAGCCTCGACCAGGCCGAGCGCACCCGTATCCAGTCCGGGCTCCTGTCTCTGAAACATCCCGCTATGGACATGGACGACGCCTATGCGGTGCAGGCCGCCTGGGTAAAGAAGAAGATCGCCGGCGGCCGCAAGCCGATCGGCTGGAAGATCGGGCTGACGTCGAAGGCGATGCAATATGCGCTCAAAATCGACATCCCCGATTCCGGCGTGCTGTTCGACGACATGGTTTTCGAAGACGGCGCCACCGTGCCTGCCGATCGCTTCATCCAGCCGCGCATCGAGGCCGAAATCGCCTTCGTCATGAAGGCGCCGCTGAAAGGTCCCGGAATCTCGATCTTCGATGTGCTGAATGCCACCGATTACGTGACCCCTTCCCTGGAAATCCTCGATACCCGCATCCTGCGCGTCGACCCGGAGACGAAGAAGGCGCGCACCATCGTCGACACCATCTCCGACAACGCCGCCAATGCCGGCATCGTCACCGGCGGCCGCGCCGTGCGCCCCGATGCAATCGACATGCGGTGGATGGGCGCGATCGTCAGCCGCAATGCCGAGGTCGAGGAGACAGGGCTTGGAGCCGGCGTCCTCAACCAGCCTGCCCGCGGCGTCGCCTGGCTTGCCAACCGGCTGGCGCAATATGGTGATGGCATCGAGGCTGGACAGATTGTGCTCGCTGGTTCGTTCATTCGTCCGATCGAGGCGCGGCACGGCGACACCATTCATGCCGATTTCGGCCCTTACGGTTCGGTCAGCCTCTATTTTGCATGA
- the hpaI gene encoding 4-hydroxy-2-oxoheptanedioate aldolase, translating into MPAPTNLFKQALKEGRAQIGLWQALASPYTVEICAGAGYDWLLLDAEHAPNDVPLLASQLQAMKGSASHAVIRPPVGETWIIKQMLDIGAQTLLIPMVDSKEMAEAMVRAVRYPPQGVRGVGAALARASDFNRIPDYLQTANDEICLLLQVESRAGLAALDAIATTEGVDGIFIGPSDLAADMGYLGKPGAPEVQAAVEKALAKIQSHGKSAGILTGDLALSKRYLELGATFVAIGNDVMLLANATAKLLDDFHKAEPARPAGDVKVY; encoded by the coding sequence ATGCCGGCGCCCACAAACCTCTTCAAGCAAGCCCTGAAAGAGGGGCGGGCACAGATCGGTCTCTGGCAGGCGCTCGCCAGTCCCTACACGGTCGAAATCTGCGCCGGCGCCGGTTACGACTGGCTGCTGCTCGATGCCGAACATGCGCCGAACGACGTGCCGCTGCTCGCCTCGCAACTGCAGGCGATGAAGGGATCGGCAAGCCATGCCGTGATCCGCCCGCCGGTCGGCGAGACATGGATAATCAAGCAGATGCTCGATATCGGCGCCCAAACGCTGCTCATTCCGATGGTCGACAGCAAGGAGATGGCGGAGGCCATGGTCCGCGCCGTACGCTATCCCCCGCAGGGCGTGCGCGGCGTCGGCGCTGCCCTTGCCCGCGCTTCCGATTTCAACCGCATTCCCGACTATCTCCAGACCGCCAATGACGAGATCTGCCTGCTCCTGCAGGTCGAAAGCCGGGCGGGGCTCGCAGCCCTCGATGCGATCGCGACGACCGAGGGCGTCGACGGCATCTTCATCGGCCCATCCGATCTCGCCGCCGACATGGGCTATCTCGGCAAGCCGGGCGCGCCCGAAGTGCAGGCTGCAGTCGAAAAGGCGCTTGCCAAGATCCAGTCGCATGGCAAGTCCGCCGGCATCCTGACCGGCGATCTCGCCCTCTCCAAGCGCTACCTCGAACTCGGCGCCACCTTCGTGGCGATCGGCAACGACGTCATGCTGCTTGCCAATGCCACCGCCAAGCTGCTCGACGACTTCCATAAGGCCGAACCTGCCAGACCCGCGGGCGACGTGAAGGTCTACTGA
- a CDS encoding aldehyde dehydrogenase family protein: MKQSTLLIGGETVATTDHAPVTNPSNGEIVGYMPLAQEADLDRAVAAAAEAFRSWSRTSNEERAAACRAIAEKIGEHAEELAQILTREQGKPLNGLGSRFEIGGALAWTRHTAELDLPVEILQDDNKGRVELHRKPIGVVGSITPWNWPVMIACWHIMPAARAGNTVVIKPSPLTPLSTIRLVEIISEVLPPGVVNVIAGENSIGAALSAHPGIAKMTFTGSTETGKKIMASAVATLKRLTLELGGNDAGIVLPDVDPKSIVEGLFWGAFINNGQTCAALKRLYVHDSIYEEVCAALADYAGKIAIGDGLDEASILGPVQNELQFNKVRDLVDDARAKGGRILTGGAPMDRPGYFYPITLVADVDHGVRLVDEEQFGPALPIIRYSDLDEVIARANQNPAGLGGSVWSADVEKAKRYAMQLECGSVWINKHGAIQPNAPFGGVKQSGIGVEFGAEGLKEFTTIQTVLS, translated from the coding sequence GTGAAGCAGTCTACCCTGCTCATCGGCGGCGAAACTGTCGCGACGACCGATCATGCGCCGGTTACAAATCCATCGAATGGCGAAATCGTCGGCTACATGCCGCTTGCTCAGGAAGCCGATCTCGATAGGGCCGTCGCCGCGGCCGCCGAAGCCTTCAGAAGCTGGTCGCGGACGTCGAATGAGGAGCGAGCAGCGGCCTGCCGGGCGATCGCGGAGAAGATCGGCGAGCACGCCGAAGAACTGGCGCAGATCCTGACCCGGGAACAGGGAAAGCCGCTCAACGGCCTGGGCTCGCGCTTCGAAATCGGCGGCGCGCTCGCCTGGACGCGGCATACGGCCGAACTCGACCTGCCGGTCGAAATCCTGCAGGACGACAATAAGGGCCGTGTCGAGCTGCACCGCAAGCCGATCGGCGTCGTCGGCTCGATCACACCGTGGAACTGGCCCGTGATGATCGCCTGCTGGCACATCATGCCGGCGGCCCGCGCCGGCAACACCGTCGTCATCAAGCCGTCGCCCCTGACGCCGCTTTCCACCATCCGCCTCGTCGAGATCATCAGCGAGGTGCTGCCGCCCGGCGTCGTCAATGTGATCGCCGGCGAAAACAGCATCGGTGCCGCACTTTCAGCTCATCCCGGCATTGCCAAGATGACCTTCACCGGCTCGACCGAGACCGGCAAGAAGATCATGGCCTCGGCGGTGGCCACCCTGAAGAGGCTTACGCTGGAACTCGGCGGCAATGATGCCGGCATCGTGCTGCCCGACGTCGATCCAAAGAGCATCGTCGAGGGCCTTTTCTGGGGCGCCTTCATCAACAACGGCCAGACCTGCGCAGCGCTGAAGCGCCTTTATGTGCATGACAGCATCTATGAGGAGGTCTGCGCCGCACTTGCCGATTATGCCGGCAAGATCGCCATCGGCGACGGTCTCGATGAGGCAAGCATCCTCGGCCCGGTGCAGAACGAATTGCAGTTCAACAAGGTGCGCGATCTTGTCGACGATGCGCGCGCAAAGGGCGGCCGCATCCTGACCGGCGGCGCACCGATGGACCGGCCCGGCTACTTCTACCCGATCACGCTCGTTGCCGATGTCGATCATGGCGTCCGGCTGGTCGACGAGGAGCAGTTCGGCCCGGCTTTGCCGATCATCCGCTACAGCGATCTCGACGAAGTGATCGCCCGCGCCAACCAGAATCCGGCCGGTCTCGGCGGCTCGGTCTGGTCTGCCGATGTCGAGAAGGCGAAGCGCTATGCGATGCAGCTCGAATGCGGTTCGGTCTGGATCAACAAGCACGGCGCGATCCAGCCCAACGCGCCCTTCGGCGGCGTCAAACAATCCGGTATCGGCGTCGAATTCGGCGCTGAGGGGCTGAAGGAATTCACGACGATCCAGACGGTGTTGAGCTGA
- a CDS encoding helix-turn-helix domain-containing protein yields MDLLQNRSLVERIWSPTPYDQWADDLHNICGNFNAHTMERGDTVIGTASRIDVCGMEFAHVSNDLDYVHRGWDDIRRDAHEHLFLIMQLEGACGVEHFGRQNILGVGECILVDSTRPTTFFFRGHFSNHLSLHLPRQLMYSGSKVEFDVARKLSAADPMAVMLRALIAKMMTTPESEAASPHLRQLMFDTTRQAFLSTNIQTASLNSLHDSAGRRIQMVDILIDKHLTDSDLNARWLATRLGVSIRTLQQDFQGMGMTCTTVIRDKRLRFAREKIEQLKEQRNPTTIAEVAYSAGFNDISYFNRSFKELFDCAPSELLRGGEPAQKMV; encoded by the coding sequence TTGGACCTGTTGCAGAACCGCAGCCTTGTCGAGCGCATATGGTCGCCGACGCCTTATGATCAATGGGCGGACGACCTTCATAACATCTGCGGGAATTTCAACGCGCACACGATGGAGCGCGGCGACACGGTGATCGGCACGGCAAGCCGCATCGACGTGTGCGGCATGGAATTCGCCCATGTCTCCAACGATCTCGATTATGTGCATCGCGGCTGGGACGATATTCGCCGCGATGCCCACGAGCATCTGTTCCTGATCATGCAGCTCGAAGGCGCCTGCGGCGTGGAGCATTTCGGCCGGCAGAACATCCTCGGCGTCGGCGAATGCATCCTCGTCGATTCCACGCGGCCGACCACCTTCTTTTTCCGCGGCCACTTCTCCAATCATCTCTCCCTGCACCTGCCGCGGCAGTTGATGTATTCGGGCAGCAAGGTGGAATTCGACGTGGCCCGCAAGCTTTCGGCCGCCGATCCGATGGCGGTGATGCTGCGCGCGCTCATCGCCAAGATGATGACGACGCCGGAAAGCGAGGCGGCCTCGCCGCATCTGCGCCAGCTGATGTTCGACACGACGCGCCAGGCGTTCCTGTCGACCAACATCCAGACAGCAAGCCTGAATTCCCTGCATGACAGCGCCGGCAGGCGCATACAGATGGTCGATATCCTGATCGACAAGCATCTGACCGACAGCGATCTCAACGCCAGATGGCTGGCGACGAGGCTCGGCGTATCGATCCGCACGCTGCAGCAGGATTTCCAGGGCATGGGCATGACCTGCACCACCGTCATCCGCGACAAGCGCCTGCGCTTCGCACGCGAGAAGATCGAGCAGCTGAAGGAGCAGCGCAACCCCACGACCATTGCCGAGGTCGCCTATTCCGCCGGCTTCAACGACATCTCCTATTTCAATCGCAGCTTCAAGGAGCTGTTCGATTGCGCCCCGAGCGAGCTGCTTCGCGGCGGTGAACCGGCGCAAAAGATGGTCTGA
- the hpaR gene encoding homoprotocatechuate degradation operon regulator HpaR, giving the protein MPETAAGRPSTDRRRSLAIGLLRAREAVMSHFRPILAAHDVTEQQWRVIRVLSEAGMLDASEVADKASILAPSLTRMIRSLEERGFITKHKDKADGRRVLLQITTAGQAMVDDVMPESLKVYADIGARFGEARVEELLDMLDELATLGLEHTPSDEK; this is encoded by the coding sequence ATGCCGGAGACGGCGGCCGGTCGGCCATCAACGGACCGTCGGAGGTCGCTGGCGATCGGGCTTTTGCGCGCGCGTGAAGCGGTGATGAGCCATTTCCGGCCGATATTGGCGGCGCATGACGTTACGGAGCAGCAGTGGCGGGTCATCCGCGTGCTCTCCGAAGCCGGGATGCTCGACGCAAGTGAAGTGGCGGATAAGGCCTCTATCCTGGCGCCGAGCCTGACCCGCATGATCCGCTCGCTCGAGGAGCGTGGCTTCATTACCAAACACAAGGACAAGGCCGACGGCCGGCGGGTGCTGCTGCAGATCACCACGGCTGGGCAAGCAATGGTCGACGACGTCATGCCGGAAAGCCTGAAAGTCTATGCGGATATCGGCGCGCGTTTCGGTGAAGCCAGGGTCGAGGAGCTCTTGGACATGCTCGACGAACTGGCGACGTTGGGGCTTGAACACACGCCAAGCGACGAGAAGTGA
- a CDS encoding CBS domain-containing protein, whose amino-acid sequence MTIPAKSVMTTNLVTVSPETTVAEAARRMLIHHVTAVPVVGPDNRPLGLVSEGDVMRHFGSQFQTKRAQWLRMLAEGETLAPQFLAEIRLNQQHVREIMHTAIISADEDASLAELADLMLKHQIKRVPILRDGVLIGIVSRADVVRAVVEKLDDLLEPTD is encoded by the coding sequence ATGACGATCCCCGCCAAGTCAGTGATGACAACGAATTTAGTTACGGTGTCGCCTGAGACGACCGTGGCCGAGGCTGCCCGGCGCATGCTAATCCATCACGTCACCGCAGTGCCGGTGGTGGGTCCCGATAACCGGCCGCTTGGATTGGTCAGCGAAGGCGACGTCATGCGCCACTTCGGCTCGCAGTTTCAGACCAAGCGAGCGCAATGGCTACGCATGCTGGCCGAAGGCGAAACACTCGCCCCGCAGTTCCTCGCTGAAATCCGCCTCAACCAGCAGCACGTTCGCGAAATTATGCACACTGCGATCATCTCCGCTGATGAGGATGCCTCACTTGCGGAACTGGCCGATCTGATGCTGAAACATCAGATCAAGCGCGTCCCTATCCTGCGTGACGGCGTGTTGATTGGCATTGTAAGCCGCGCCGATGTAGTCCGGGCAGTGGTCGAAAAACTGGACGATTTGCTTGAGCCGACGGACTAA
- a CDS encoding 5-methylcytosine restriction system specificity protein McrC, translating into MKAAVGVARLFRRAADQQRLRELAFVYADITGVPVSALRWDQVLIDRTNRSWQEHFAMTRLFLQDRHQTTTGGAGRGTAMLFEMNALLEEYLGRLIARSLAGTKLTVSLQGGWLSV; encoded by the coding sequence ATGAAAGCAGCAGTGGGGGTGGCGCGCCTCTTCCGGCGCGCCGCCGACCAGCAACGCCTGCGCGAGCTGGCTTTCGTCTATGCCGATATTACCGGCGTCCCGGTTTCCGCGCTGCGCTGGGATCAGGTGCTGATCGACCGCACCAACCGGTCCTGGCAGGAGCACTTCGCCATGACCCGGCTCTTCCTGCAGGACCGCCATCAGACAACCACCGGCGGCGCCGGCCGGGGTACCGCCATGCTATTCGAGATGAACGCGCTGTTAGAGGAATACCTCGGGCGGTTGATCGCCCGCTCTCTGGCGGGGACGAAGCTCACCGTCTCGTTGCAGGGCGGATGGCTGTCTGTCTGA